One Spiroplasma endosymbiont of Dioctria linearis DNA segment encodes these proteins:
- the ptsS gene encoding phosphate ABC transporter substrate-binding protein, which yields MTRKISIILLTFLSVILCLWIWSAAAPKKAIILGGSTSVNPFMQKLTKEYYNKPEKVDFIYNSTGSQAGVGGVEKDMYTSGFISKDINNKTLTNGNNFLEICENLNECDFVPEAIEEIQNVEKNNSYIALEFAIDAIGVIYNPPAYWNKKIKLVDDNEISLNDLMNFKKEDEDELLKKAYSGNYTWEELAVQLLGSKEDWNNSQDFYEEMLNLINVQSKTKLITFTREDGSGTRSAFSDLTKIKDMSSSNVVNSNGSMIENMTKSPSLGYVSNGFLGQLSEDGVVKLAGFNNYKLPIGKDNVPLKWSKEEKKWQDWKPKTESVESNINESITDKFIKTAYEFKRPFIAIFSIYNKKLNQLMELFNFMNSDGSNEVFKSEGLVKNMKYKSLGGTSNG from the coding sequence ATGACAAGAAAAATAAGCATAATATTACTGACATTCTTATCAGTAATACTATGTCTATGAATATGAAGTGCTGCTGCACCTAAAAAAGCAATTATTTTAGGAGGAAGCACTAGTGTTAACCCGTTTATGCAAAAACTTACAAAAGAATATTATAATAAACCAGAAAAAGTAGATTTTATTTATAATTCAACTGGTAGTCAAGCAGGTGTTGGTGGAGTAGAAAAAGATATGTATACATCTGGTTTTATCTCTAAAGATATAAATAATAAGACTTTAACTAATGGCAATAACTTTTTAGAAATATGTGAAAACTTAAATGAATGTGATTTTGTTCCAGAAGCAATTGAAGAAATTCAAAATGTTGAAAAGAATAATTCATATATTGCATTAGAGTTTGCAATAGATGCAATTGGAGTAATATATAATCCTCCTGCATATTGAAATAAAAAAATTAAATTAGTAGATGATAATGAAATTAGTTTAAATGATCTTATGAATTTTAAAAAAGAAGATGAAGATGAATTATTAAAAAAAGCCTATAGTGGAAATTATACTTGAGAAGAGTTGGCAGTACAGTTATTAGGTTCAAAAGAAGACTGAAATAATAGTCAAGATTTTTATGAGGAAATGTTGAACTTGATAAATGTTCAATCAAAAACTAAACTAATTACTTTTACTAGAGAAGATGGGTCTGGAACAAGATCAGCTTTTTCAGATTTAACTAAAATAAAGGATATGTCTTCATCAAATGTTGTTAATTCAAATGGTTCAATGATTGAAAACATGACTAAAAGTCCAAGTTTAGGTTACGTTTCTAATGGATTTTTAGGTCAATTGTCTGAAGATGGTGTTGTAAAATTAGCTGGATTTAATAATTACAAATTACCAATAGGAAAAGACAATGTTCCTTTAAAATGATCAAAAGAAGAAAAAAAATGGCAAGACTGAAAACCAAAAACAGAATCTGTAGAATCTAATATTAATGAATCAATTACAGATAAATTTATTAAAACTGCTTATGAATTTAAAAGACCATTCATTGCTATATTTAGTATATATAATAAAAAATTAAATCAATTAATGGAGCTTTTTAATTTTATGAATAGTGATGGTTCAAATGAAGTATTCAAAAGTGAAGGCCTTGTTAAAAATATGAAGTATAAATCTTTAGGAGGTACTTCTAATGGTTAA
- the pstA gene encoding phosphate ABC transporter permease PstA: MVKSSVKSLPKAKTSKMDLSTKISVFFVTTIVLIILAVLVGYILYKSVPVFQEFSFFKFLFSGMWAPARDGEDGSYGLGKIILSTLMMLFLTLLFAIPLTIFSSLFITEYLKNRTKKFVVTMIQLLAGIPSVVFGLFALDQIGPIFVAMGAPTSGNMMTASFTLAFMALPTMISLSVNAIESVPEGHRFASLGLGMTKEKTTFGVVLVAAMPKIITAIITGVARIIGETMAVILIAGNSTKGLNTDDGFFGFIFSSIRTLAGTIGLEMLENHGTTHESALYAIGMVLFVIVIFINLLIIAVGNINNKKTKSIKNMKHKKVKAIKNDYRYDSHNLNILVHTYTEKRFAKKVNSFILNFFMISSTAIIVGFTSWILLTVTIKGIGGFDATAFVEIEGQRSGIFALLFTTILLVLATIIFAIPLALIVAIYLAEYAHKDSKFAKIIRFSINVLASTPSIVFGVFGLSLFVVGMGIPMSIFAASLTMTIVILPSMITNFEDSITGVPLLYKEAAYGMGMTKTGVLFKVIIPNSTKGLVTATILAVARIIGESAPVYLTLGTAVRMPSEGFFSSGATLTTQIYMMASEGNDPHTLGVAYQIALVTIFLVLGLNILSKYIGFKLNPIHKKVSMKMRFKLFIGMFTWTSIKKVSLKTKKDTISLYKKWINVFNFKRIKIYAKNAKTRNNVIRTIKSESKLKSKPKKNKKIKESEN; this comes from the coding sequence ATGGTTAAAAGCTCTGTAAAAAGTTTACCAAAGGCTAAAACTTCTAAAATGGATTTATCAACTAAAATATCTGTATTTTTTGTAACAACAATTGTGCTTATTATATTAGCTGTTTTAGTTGGATATATATTATATAAATCTGTTCCAGTATTTCAAGAGTTTTCCTTTTTTAAATTCTTATTTTCTGGAATGTGAGCTCCAGCAAGAGATGGTGAAGATGGCTCTTATGGATTAGGTAAAATAATATTATCTACTCTAATGATGTTATTTTTAACTTTATTATTTGCGATACCTTTAACAATATTTAGTTCACTGTTTATTACTGAGTACTTAAAAAATAGAACAAAAAAATTTGTAGTAACTATGATTCAATTATTGGCTGGGATTCCATCTGTTGTTTTTGGATTATTTGCACTAGATCAAATTGGACCAATTTTTGTTGCCATGGGTGCACCAACTAGTGGAAATATGATGACAGCAAGTTTTACATTAGCTTTTATGGCTTTACCAACAATGATTAGTTTATCTGTTAATGCTATTGAATCAGTTCCAGAGGGGCATAGATTTGCTTCTCTTGGATTAGGAATGACAAAAGAAAAAACTACTTTTGGTGTAGTTTTAGTAGCGGCAATGCCAAAAATTATTACAGCAATTATTACAGGAGTTGCTAGAATTATTGGTGAAACAATGGCTGTTATATTAATAGCAGGAAATTCAACAAAAGGGTTAAATACAGATGATGGCTTTTTTGGATTTATATTTTCTTCAATTAGAACTTTAGCAGGAACAATTGGTTTAGAAATGTTAGAAAATCATGGGACAACTCATGAGTCTGCACTTTATGCTATTGGGATGGTTTTATTTGTAATAGTTATTTTTATAAACTTATTAATTATTGCTGTGGGAAATATTAACAATAAGAAAACAAAGTCTATTAAAAATATGAAGCATAAAAAAGTGAAAGCAATTAAAAATGATTATCGATATGACAGTCATAATTTAAATATTCTTGTTCACACTTATACTGAAAAAAGATTTGCCAAAAAGGTAAATAGTTTTATTCTTAATTTCTTTATGATTTCTTCCACTGCAATAATTGTTGGATTTACGAGTTGAATTTTACTGACAGTTACAATTAAGGGAATTGGTGGATTTGATGCAACAGCTTTTGTTGAAATTGAAGGACAAAGAAGTGGAATCTTTGCTCTATTATTTACAACAATATTGTTAGTTTTAGCTACAATAATATTTGCTATACCATTAGCTTTAATAGTGGCTATATATTTGGCAGAGTATGCTCACAAAGATAGTAAGTTTGCAAAAATTATAAGATTTTCAATAAACGTGCTTGCATCCACACCAAGTATTGTATTTGGTGTTTTTGGATTAAGTTTGTTTGTAGTAGGTATGGGAATTCCAATGTCCATATTTGCAGCAAGTTTAACAATGACAATTGTAATTTTGCCATCAATGATAACGAACTTTGAAGATTCAATTACAGGAGTGCCTTTACTTTATAAAGAAGCTGCTTACGGGATGGGTATGACAAAAACAGGAGTGCTGTTTAAAGTTATTATTCCAAATTCAACTAAGGGACTTGTTACTGCAACTATTCTAGCTGTTGCTAGAATTATTGGAGAATCGGCGCCTGTTTACTTAACTTTGGGAACAGCTGTAAGAATGCCATCAGAAGGATTCTTCTCATCAGGAGCTACATTAACTACTCAAATTTATATGATGGCTTCAGAGGGAAATGATCCGCATACTTTAGGAGTAGCATATCAAATTGCCCTAGTTACAATATTTTTAGTTCTAGGTTTAAATATTTTAAGTAAGTATATTGGTTTCAAATTAAATCCAATTCATAAAAAAGTATCAATGAAAATGCGATTTAAACTATTTATTGGAATGTTTACATGAACAAGTATTAAAAAGGTTTCATTAAAAACAAAAAAAGATACAATATCCTTGTATAAGAAATGAATAAATGTGTTTAATTTTAAAAGAATAAAAATATATGCTAAAAACGCTAAGACTCGAAACAATGTTATAAGAACAATTAAGAGTGAATCAAAATTAAAGTCTAAACCTAAAAAAAATAAAAAAATAAAAGAGAGTGAGAATTAA
- the pstB gene encoding phosphate ABC transporter ATP-binding protein PstB translates to MASNKNVEKEIVETEDLKILSEEKIFQKPKKLPLKQRQNVIEVEGFNFYYNSGSKQALFDINMAVKENTVTAFIGPSGCGKSTLLRSINRMNDLVDNIAIDGKIIVHSKDVYEKGTDVVKLRTEVGMVFQKANPFPMSIYDNVAFGPRNQGISDKNILNQIVEDSLKKAALWDDVKDYLKDSALGLSGGQQQRLCIARAIAMRPKILLMDEPTSALDPIATLKVEELILKLKNEYTIVIVTHSMAQATRVSDYTAFFLHGELIEYDRTKKIFTNPKDQKTEDYISGRFG, encoded by the coding sequence ATGGCTTCAAATAAAAATGTAGAAAAGGAAATTGTTGAAACTGAGGATTTAAAAATATTATCAGAAGAGAAAATATTTCAAAAACCTAAAAAACTACCTTTGAAGCAAAGACAAAATGTAATAGAAGTTGAAGGATTTAATTTCTATTATAATTCTGGTTCAAAACAAGCATTATTTGATATAAATATGGCAGTAAAGGAAAATACAGTTACGGCTTTTATTGGACCATCTGGGTGTGGAAAATCAACACTATTAAGATCAATAAATAGAATGAATGATCTTGTAGATAATATTGCAATTGATGGAAAAATTATTGTTCATTCAAAAGATGTTTATGAAAAAGGTACGGATGTTGTTAAATTGAGAACTGAAGTTGGTATGGTATTTCAAAAAGCAAATCCCTTCCCTATGTCAATTTATGATAATGTAGCTTTTGGTCCAAGAAATCAGGGAATTTCAGATAAGAACATTTTAAATCAAATTGTTGAAGATTCATTAAAAAAAGCAGCACTTTGAGATGATGTAAAAGATTACTTAAAAGACTCAGCACTGGGATTAAGTGGTGGTCAACAACAAAGGTTATGTATTGCAAGAGCAATAGCAATGAGACCAAAAATTTTATTAATGGATGAACCAACTAGTGCATTAGATCCAATAGCAACGTTAAAAGTTGAAGAACTTATACTAAAATTGAAAAATGAATATACAATAGTAATAGTAACCCACTCAATGGCACAAGCTACAAGAGTAAGTGATTATACAGCGTTCTTCTTACATGGTGAATTAATCGAGTATGATAGAACAAAAAAAATATTTACAAATCCAAAAGATCAAAAAACAGAAGATTATATTTCAGGAAGATTTGGATAG
- the phoU gene encoding phosphate signaling complex protein PhoU, whose protein sequence is MSYNKILDSDIKTIKRELIRLVEATKSQYANTFESLKSQNLELAQEVVSGDIKINDLQNSFTKMALWKIAKQQMVAGDLRLAVGGVLISREIERIADVAKHICAFTIKYNPQPIEIEYISKMFDLVNKMLNIISLLIDNYDNDQHQKVLKAEEQLSMEFSNLSNILAARISDSKNATESKKIITIVRQLKNLERAGECLINIEETLQFIRTGKFEELQESMINNLNTKK, encoded by the coding sequence ATGTCATATAACAAAATACTAGATAGTGATATCAAAACTATTAAACGTGAATTAATAAGATTAGTAGAGGCTACAAAATCTCAATATGCAAATACTTTTGAATCTTTAAAATCACAAAATCTTGAATTAGCACAAGAAGTAGTTAGCGGTGATATCAAAATAAATGATTTACAAAATAGTTTCACAAAAATGGCTTTATGAAAAATTGCAAAACAACAAATGGTAGCTGGAGATTTAAGATTAGCAGTTGGTGGAGTTTTAATTAGTCGTGAAATTGAAAGAATTGCTGATGTGGCTAAACATATTTGTGCTTTTACTATCAAGTACAATCCCCAACCAATTGAAATTGAATATATATCAAAAATGTTTGATTTAGTTAATAAGATGCTAAATATAATCTCACTTTTGATTGATAATTATGACAATGACCAACATCAAAAAGTTTTAAAAGCTGAAGAGCAACTAAGTATGGAGTTTTCAAATTTATCAAATATTTTAGCAGCTAGAATATCAGATTCTAAAAATGCAACTGAATCTAAAAAAATAATCACAATAGTAAGACAATTAAAAAATCTAGAAAGAGCTGGAGAATGTCTTATAAATATTGAAGAGACATTACAATTTATTAGAACAGGTAAATTTGAAGAACTTCAAGAATCAATGATTAATAATTTAAACACTAAGAAATAA
- the ftsY gene encoding signal recognition particle-docking protein FtsY: MGFWSNLKERREIKKQQKKHKKEHKKTLTFSTDIKKLSKNYKEPNNEFFEDLENILIRTDMGMKMVLEISNRVRKKAKAKHSFDQIKEILVEEIYETYNSGRKYNDKLNYKEGRLNIFIMVGVNGVGKTTSIAKIANYYSSMDKRVLIAAADTFRAGAVEQLQEWCDKRLKNVDLIKSENNSKDPASVVFDGIKKAIDEKYDLLLIDTAGRLQNKEHLMKELEKMTKIIQKNISDGPHERLLVIDAQTGQNGISQAKAFSETTNVSGIVLTKMDGTSKGGIALAIKDILNIPVKLVGTGETVNDIEEFDIDNYIWELTSDFMEDNIND, from the coding sequence ATGGGATTTTGAAGTAATTTAAAAGAGAGACGAGAAATCAAGAAACAACAAAAAAAACATAAAAAAGAGCACAAAAAGACTTTAACATTTTCAACTGATATAAAAAAATTAAGTAAAAATTATAAGGAACCAAATAATGAATTTTTTGAGGACTTAGAAAATATTTTAATTAGAACTGATATGGGAATGAAAATGGTTTTAGAAATATCAAATAGAGTGAGAAAAAAAGCAAAAGCAAAACATTCCTTTGATCAAATAAAAGAAATCCTTGTCGAAGAGATATATGAAACTTATAATAGTGGTCGTAAGTATAATGATAAATTAAACTATAAAGAAGGTAGATTAAATATTTTTATAATGGTAGGTGTTAATGGAGTTGGAAAAACAACAAGTATTGCAAAAATAGCAAATTATTATTCAAGTATGGATAAAAGAGTTTTAATAGCAGCAGCAGATACATTTAGAGCAGGAGCTGTGGAACAACTTCAAGAATGATGTGATAAGAGGCTTAAAAATGTAGATTTAATAAAATCTGAAAATAATTCTAAGGACCCTGCAAGTGTTGTTTTTGATGGAATTAAAAAAGCAATTGATGAAAAATATGATTTATTATTAATTGATACAGCGGGAAGACTTCAAAATAAAGAGCACTTAATGAAAGAATTAGAAAAAATGACTAAAATTATTCAAAAGAACATTTCTGACGGTCCTCATGAGAGATTATTAGTTATTGATGCTCAAACTGGGCAAAATGGAATAAGTCAAGCAAAGGCCTTCTCAGAAACAACTAATGTTTCAGGGATAGTTCTTACAAAAATGGATGGTACAAGTAAAGGAGGAATTGCTTTAGCTATTAAAGATATTTTAAATATTCCAGTTAAATTAGTTGGTACGGGTGAAACTGTAAATGATATAGAAGAATTTGATATAGACAATTACATTTGAGAGTTAACATCAGATTTTATGGAAGATAATATAAATGATTAA
- the ylxM gene encoding YlxM family DNA-binding protein: protein MINPDIQKTADLAELYDYYKSLLTEKQCQYFELYFFEDLTLQEIAEEFKVSRNAIYDSINKTSLLLTDLENKLKLKLKNNKIRENLDNAKVNKISMEELIIELEKNL, encoded by the coding sequence ATGATTAATCCAGATATACAAAAAACTGCTGATTTAGCAGAACTATATGATTATTATAAAAGCTTATTAACTGAAAAACAGTGTCAATATTTTGAATTGTATTTTTTTGAGGATTTAACTTTGCAAGAGATTGCTGAAGAGTTTAAAGTATCAAGAAATGCTATTTATGATAGCATTAATAAAACTTCTCTATTATTAACCGATTTAGAAAATAAATTAAAATTAAAATTAAAAAATAATAAAATTAGAGAAAATTTGGATAATGCAAAAGTAAACAAAATTTCAATGGAAGAATTAATTATAGAATTGGAGAAAAATTTATAA
- a CDS encoding TIGR00282 family metallophosphoesterase: MNFLVVGDVYSKSGRDVLEKHLSSIVQKNKIDFIIVNGENISHGKGINKNHYDFLKKLKVNVITSGNHIFKVKETFDFINNVDDLLRPANMNSFNLGVGTNQYNFRNLKIRVTNMMGKSFMEHVNNPYEIMDKIIKNNTADIHIVDFHAEASAEKLAFAWNYDGILTAVIGTHTHVQTADERLLPKGTAFITDVGMTGPINSIIGANPEEVIFKEKTGLPSKFTPSENPGLLCAVIIKLDSKNKAKSIERIQLQ, from the coding sequence ATGAATTTTTTAGTGGTAGGAGATGTATATTCAAAATCTGGAAGAGATGTTTTAGAAAAACATCTTAGTTCAATCGTTCAAAAAAATAAAATTGATTTTATTATTGTTAATGGTGAAAATATTAGTCATGGTAAAGGTATAAATAAAAATCACTATGATTTTCTTAAAAAATTAAAAGTGAATGTAATAACTAGTGGAAATCACATTTTTAAGGTTAAAGAGACTTTTGATTTTATTAATAATGTTGATGACCTTTTAAGACCTGCAAATATGAACTCTTTTAATCTAGGTGTTGGAACAAATCAATATAATTTTAGAAATTTAAAAATTAGAGTTACTAATATGATGGGCAAGAGTTTTATGGAACATGTAAATAATCCATATGAGATAATGGACAAAATAATTAAAAATAATACAGCTGATATACATATTGTTGATTTTCATGCTGAGGCAAGTGCTGAAAAATTAGCTTTTGCTTGAAACTATGATGGAATTTTAACAGCTGTTATAGGAACCCATACCCATGTTCAAACAGCAGATGAGAGGTTATTACCAAAAGGTACAGCTTTTATTACAGATGTTGGGATGACAGGACCTATTAACTCAATTATTGGAGCAAATCCAGAAGAAGTTATCTTTAAAGAAAAAACTGGACTACCAAGTAAGTTTACACCATCTGAAAATCCAGGACTTCTTTGTGCTGTTATTATAAAATTAGATTCAAAAAATAAGGCAAAATCAATTGAAAGAATACAATTACAATAA